A region of the Blattabacterium cuenoti genome:
TTAGGAGAATGACCGATAGCAATAAACAAACCGCTTATTAAAATAGTTCTACTAATTTTATTTTTAGTGTTCAATATCTGAATTCCTTCTAAAAAATCATTTCCCATAATTTTTGTAATCTGAGAACAAAAAAATATATTCACATTATTTATTTTTGAGATTCTATATTGTAAAGCTTTGGAAGCTCTGAAATAGTTTTTTCTAACTACTAAATATACATTTCTGCAAATTTTTGACAAAAAACTAGCTTCTTCTAAAGCTGTGTCTCCTCCTCCTATAATAGCTACATCTTTTCCTTTATGAAAAAAACCATCACAAGTAGCACAAAAAGAAACTCCTAATCCCAAAAATTTTTTTTCTTCATCCAGTCCTAAAAATTTAGGACTGGAACCTGTAGCGATAATAATCCCTTTACTTTCTATATTTTCTTCATTTTTTTTCATATAAACACGATGTATTCCGCCTTTTTTATCAGAAAAATATACTTTTGTAATAGTTTTATGAATAATAATAGTATTAAAACGCTCTGCTTGTTTTTTACAATTTTCCATAAGTTCATTTCCACTAATTCCTTCATAAAAACCTGGATAATTATCTACCTTTGTTGTAGATGTTAATTGCCCTCCCGGCTGCATTCCTACAAATAGAACAGGATGAAGATCTGCTCTTGCTGCATATATAGCCGCAGTATATCCGGCTGGACCGGATCCAATGATTACACAATCCATTATTTTATTTTTCTTTAACATAAAGAATGCTTACTTTGGATTTTACTTAATTCTGATTCTAAAATTTAGATATTTTTTACTTAAAAAGTTATTAGATATGTTCGTTTTTTCCTTTTTTATTAATCATTTACATTTGAAAAAAATTCAAAACAAAACTTACGTATTTTGCATGATTCGAAAAAAATGGTATCTCTTTACAAAAGAAGAAGGAATCCGTCAATATATAATTTTTTTTCTAAAAAAAGTAAAAAAATACAGAAGTTCTAATATTTTAGTAGAAGTCCCTTTTCAAATCAATCAATTCAAAAAAAGATTAGACATCCTGGTTCTTTTTAAAAAGAAACCCTATATTCTCATTGAATGCAAAGCTCCGAATATTTTATTAACACAAAAAACTTTCGATCAAATTTCTAG
Encoded here:
- the trxB gene encoding thioredoxin-disulfide reductase, translating into MLKKNKIMDCVIIGSGPAGYTAAIYAARADLHPVLFVGMQPGGQLTSTTKVDNYPGFYEGISGNELMENCKKQAERFNTIIIHKTITKVYFSDKKGGIHRVYMKKNEENIESKGIIIATGSSPKFLGLDEEKKFLGLGVSFCATCDGFFHKGKDVAIIGGGDTALEEASFLSKICRNVYLVVRKNYFRASKALQYRISKINNVNIFFCSQITKIMGNDFLEGIQILNTKNKISRTILISGLFIAIGHSPNTKLFKNQLNLDERGYIIVKKGSTSTNKPGVFAAGDVQDPTYRQAITSAGTGCMAALDLEKYLCFC
- a CDS encoding type I restriction enzyme HsdR N-terminal domain-containing protein, whose translation is MIRKKWYLFTKEEGIRQYIIFFLKKVKKYRSSNILVEVPFQINQFKKRLDILVLFKKKPYILIECKAPNILLTQKTFDQISRYNKKIKAPYLMVSNGIKNFVFQTDEYNKKFSFLNDLPMNDTFTFFNQSKTYNQLDLRV